The Venturia canescens isolate UGA chromosome 7, ASM1945775v1, whole genome shotgun sequence genome segment GTTTGTCGCTACTTTTAATAGACAGTCGAAAGAAGCGAAACGATTGGCGACATTTGCACACGCTGCTTTAGCAGGCTCCACTGCATTACAAAAACAGTAAGTTGGAGAAGTATTGCCAAGTGTTGCCAGTAGAAATTTGAATGTGTACGTTCGCAGGCTTGCCAATGGTTCAACTGTCTCCATCAGTCGTCAGAACACTGAAAGAAACGTGCTCGCTGAACAGTGCCCACGGAGGGGAGTCCCTCAGTGTCCACCAGCCAGCTTGAGGTTCAGAACCGTTGATGGAAGTTGTAACAATCTTAGGGAGTTGTGGTGGGGTTCTGCCATGTCAACAATGGTAAGGTACGAACGTTGGATTTTATGCAGATTCAAACGAAGAGTTTGACCTcagattttttcatcctttttttttccttctcttcaaTATTTCCACTTTCAGATTTGTGCCTGCCGCTTATCACGATGGAATACAAGAAATTAGGCGTTCAGTTAACGGGCATCCTCTCCCCAGTCCCAGAGACGTTTCAAATATCATTCACGAAGACCGAAATGTTTCTCTGGACACGATAACACACATGCTGATGCAATGGGGCCAGTTCGTTGATCATGATATTACTGGTAGGTCAAAAGTAACTGACAAATTTTAGGGTCTCTTGATAGAGAACGTGCACTTTGGCTGTTCGATCGATTGCTACTGAAAAAATCAGTTTTGTGATTTCTGATGGCTTTGAATGTCATTAGCTACAGCACAGAGTACCGGATTCAACGGTCAGTTTCCTCAGTGCTGCCTGAACGGCGGAATGGGATTCCTACTCCCAGAATTTATGGTGAATACGAAGTCAAGAATTCTCATTATAGTTCCAAATTTTCTAATGATAATTCATCACATTTTCTTGCTTCCAGCATCCGGACTGCCTCCCAATACCCGTGTCTCCACAGGACAGTTACCTTGGCCCATTGGGAGTGCGATGTTTGGAATTCGTACGGAGCAGTCCAGCCCCCAGGGAAAATTGTGCTTTCGGATCTAGGGAACAACTGACCCAGGCCACGAGCTACCTGGATGCCTCCATGGTCTATGGCAGCAGCGTTGAACACAGTGACAACGTTCGTCTCTTTCGTCACGGTTGGTCAACTGTTTTCATCATGAGAATTCAATTGGAACTCTGACAGGAGCCCTTGAAAAAAAGTCCTGAAAAGTCCCATTCGAGAGCTCGTTTGAGTTCCACTTCCCCATTTAAATTCAGAGTTCCAATttggactttttttttaaactttctaAATTATCTCATTAAATTCCTCGCCGTTGATTGATTTTCCCCAAACGAAGAGTCTCGACTGCGTTACTAACTCGAACAATTGCTGCATTGCAGGCTGGCTGCAGTACGGATTGCTTCAAGCCCATCAACCTGCGTCATCGCTTCCTGAGACTGATTCCTGCAGGCAAGGCTCTGTTTCGACAAAGTGTTTTAAGGCTGGGGATGGTCGATTGAGTGAACAGCCAGCTCTCATGTCCCTGCACATcatatttttgagattacacaACGGAATTGCCACAAAACTGGCAGCAATAAATGCGCACTGGAACGACGAAAAATTGTATCAGGAAGCCCGACGCATCGTTGGAGCCTTGGTACAGTTGATCACGTATCGAGAATATTTGCCAATTGTTCTTGGTACGTTCATCAACGAAACCGAAATCGTCgcgtcaatttaaaaattaatgacGAATTTGATACTCACGAGTGAATCGAAGATTCCAAATCTATCTCCATCGAGTTGAGCACTTTACAGGATTTATATATTATCATTGCAGGACACGACATAACTCGAATCTACGATCTGCAGATTGAGAAAGAAGGTTATTACAAAAACTATGACCCAAGCATCAATCCGACGATtgagaacactttttcaaCCGCTGCCTATCGCTTCGGTCATTCTTTGGTACAAAAAAACTTCATCAGAGTCGATGGCCAGCACGAGTTGATATTCAACAGTGAGTATTCTTTCATAAGTTGCCCTTTTACGATGCACCGTTTTCTTATCGTTTATTCAAACTCTTCAGATGTTACGATTCACGAAGAATTTAGCAACCAACAAAATTTACATGCTCCTGGATCGCTGGACCGATTGTTACTTGGACTCGTAAACCAACCCTGTCAGAGGCGAGATGAATTTATAACGTCAGAATTGACGAATCATCTCTTCCAAACTCCGAGCTTCAAGTTCGGCATGGACTTGGCAGCTATTAATATTCAAAGGGGACGAGACCATGGAATTCGAACCTACGCGGAGTGGAGGTCAATTTGTGGCTTGACGCTCATCAGACATTGGATTGATTTTCAACGAGTGACATCAGCCTCGATAGCTCGGAAATTCCGAAAACTTTATGATTCCGTTGAAGACATCGATTTGTTTTCCGCTGGCTTGGCAGAGAAGCCGGTACGCGGTGGTCTGGTTGGACCCACCTTTGCCTGCATCATCGCTCAACAATTTAGTAATCTTCGAAGGGGCGACAGATTCtggtttgaaaatgaaaatcaagaaaatagcTTTACTCCCTTGCAATTGAAACAAATCAAACGCGTTACACTTTCTCAGATACTTTGT includes the following:
- the LOC122413808 gene encoding peroxidase-like isoform X2; translated protein: MKKFMSFILITTSLELRRNYEGYSAELDSSGLYDKVLNQTGHRESIKNATFLPKITKQGNSVLVSEANSINNSARTPPQSEDSVGADDPDFWKIKEQFSSKEQELHSLGLFLGLDHPAQFVATFNRQSKEAKRLATFAHAALAGSTALQKQLANGSTVSISRQNTERNVLAEQCPRRGVPQCPPASLRFRTVDGSCNNLRELWWGSAMSTMVRFVPAAYHDGIQEIRRSVNGHPLPSPRDVSNIIHEDRNVSLDTITHMLMQWGQFVDHDITATAQSTGFNGQFPQCCLNGGMGFLLPEFMHPDCLPIPVSPQDSYLGPLGVRCLEFVRSSPAPRENCAFGSREQLTQATSYLDASMVYGSSVEHSDNVRLFRHGWLQYGLLQAHQPASSLPETDSCRQGSVSTKCFKAGDGRLSEQPALMSLHIIFLRLHNGIATKLAAINAHWNDEKLYQEARRIVGALVQLITYREYLPIVLGHDITRIYDLQIEKEGYYKNYDPSINPTIENTFSTAAYRFGHSLVQKNFIRVDGQHELIFNNVTIHEEFSNQQNLHAPGSLDRLLLGLVNQPCQRRDEFITSELTNHLFQTPSFKFGMDLAAINIQRGRDHGIRTYAEWRSICGLTLIRHWIDFQRVTSASIARKFRKLYDSVEDIDLFSAGLAEKPVRGGLVGPTFACIIAQQFSNLRRGDRFWFENENQENSFTPLQLKQIKRVTLSQILCYTTDDVQTIQPFVFLAPDRLKNKRLSCDNNNFHQLNFHAWADIFPEHQIKHLTGNHQIYPGK
- the LOC122413808 gene encoding peroxidase-like isoform X1; this encodes MYRSTIFMSFILITTSLELRRNYEGYSAELDSSGLYDKVLNQTGHRESIKNATFLPKITKQGNSVLVSEANSINNSARTPPQSEDSVGADDPDFWKIKEQFSSKEQELHSLGLFLGLDHPAQFVATFNRQSKEAKRLATFAHAALAGSTALQKQLANGSTVSISRQNTERNVLAEQCPRRGVPQCPPASLRFRTVDGSCNNLRELWWGSAMSTMVRFVPAAYHDGIQEIRRSVNGHPLPSPRDVSNIIHEDRNVSLDTITHMLMQWGQFVDHDITATAQSTGFNGQFPQCCLNGGMGFLLPEFMHPDCLPIPVSPQDSYLGPLGVRCLEFVRSSPAPRENCAFGSREQLTQATSYLDASMVYGSSVEHSDNVRLFRHGWLQYGLLQAHQPASSLPETDSCRQGSVSTKCFKAGDGRLSEQPALMSLHIIFLRLHNGIATKLAAINAHWNDEKLYQEARRIVGALVQLITYREYLPIVLGHDITRIYDLQIEKEGYYKNYDPSINPTIENTFSTAAYRFGHSLVQKNFIRVDGQHELIFNNVTIHEEFSNQQNLHAPGSLDRLLLGLVNQPCQRRDEFITSELTNHLFQTPSFKFGMDLAAINIQRGRDHGIRTYAEWRSICGLTLIRHWIDFQRVTSASIARKFRKLYDSVEDIDLFSAGLAEKPVRGGLVGPTFACIIAQQFSNLRRGDRFWFENENQENSFTPLQLKQIKRVTLSQILCYTTDDVQTIQPFVFLAPDRLKNKRLSCDNNNFHQLNFHAWADIFPEHQIKHLTGNHQIYPGK